From Brochothrix thermosphacta DSM 20171 = FSL F6-1036, a single genomic window includes:
- the rplO gene encoding 50S ribosomal protein L15 codes for MKLHELKPSEGSRKVRHRVGRGSSSGMGKTSGRGQKGQNSRSGGGVRLGFEGGQTPLFRRLPKRGFNNINRKDYAVVNVETLNRFEDGTVVTPALLIETGVISKQLNGIKVLSNGTLSTKLTVQAHKFSQAAKEAIEAAGGSVEVI; via the coding sequence ATGAAACTTCATGAATTAAAACCTTCTGAGGGATCTCGTAAAGTACGTCACCGTGTTGGACGTGGATCTTCATCAGGTATGGGTAAAACTTCTGGACGTGGACAAAAAGGTCAAAACTCTCGTTCAGGTGGTGGTGTTCGTTTAGGTTTTGAAGGTGGTCAAACTCCTTTATTCCGTCGTTTACCAAAACGTGGTTTTAACAATATCAACCGTAAAGATTACGCAGTTGTTAACGTTGAAACATTAAACCGTTTTGAAGATGGAACTGTAGTAACTCCTGCTTTATTAATTGAAACAGGCGTAATCAGTAAACAATTAAACGGAATTAAAGTGTTGTCGAACGGTACTTTATCTACTAAACTTACTGTTCAAGCACATAAATTTTCACAAGCTGCAAAAGAAGCTATCGAAGCAGCTGGTGGTAGTGTAGAGGTGATTTAA